The genomic window AGCCAGTCACTAAAAAAGTCCCAATTCCTTTCAGTCCCAAGAGACCCCAGGTCCACAGGAGCTCTAGCTAAGGATGTAAGCTGCCCTAACAGGAACCTTTATTATCCTCCTGAAACAATAcaggataaagaaaatgaaggattaaCTGGGGAGATAAACAAGGTGGTTCCAATCTACCTTGCTAATTTCATAACAATTGTGTGCAACTTTAGTTACATCAAACAGCTGATCTACCCCTCTCCAAAAATTTGAAAGTgaattttggaattatctttacTCAAAATTTCAATTTTAGGGCAAATACTACTCCCCCCAGTGAAAAGACAGATTTTAAAGTAAGGGATAATGAATATGGGGTGAAAACTATTAGGGTCACTACCCTTCCACTTCAACTATACAGTTCATCAACTACCCAGGAAGAAAAGCATGTAGGTAGAAAGAAACCCCCAGCAGGAATGATTGTTAAGGTTTCAAAGAAACTAGCAAAAAAAGGTCAAAGGCCAGGTTGGATTTGAGAACGGTTTCTTCTTTGTTACAATGAACCAGAAATACAAGATTCTATTGAAATTGGAACAGTTGACAAAGATATGACTGAACTTTAaaacttcaaaggaaaaagataagCAAAGCCAACGTGGGTGGTAAAATCCAAAGGTGTTCTAGACTGAAAACTGGCTTTTAACAAATAAAGATAATAGCACTTCTAAGGCGTTCTCGGAACCCACCTGGCAGTTACCCTGCCATAATTCTCTCACTCCTCTCCCCTCTTAAGAATCTGCCAAAGCCCCTCTCCTTTGCTGCAGGTAAATTGCTTGACCATTTTTCATGATACAAAGTGCAGAGGGAAAGTTTATATATCAAGAAAGGTGGCTTATTACTGTTGATAACACCTTGATCTATGTGAGGTATGGACTTGTATGGTCAAAAACACGATTTACCATCAGTAATTTATACAAGATTGTTACTGGCTCCCAAGGTAACAAACTAGCTCCCCTCATTTGCTTCAGTGTGTGTCCAAATGTGTCTTCTGTCcccagatttcttttttaaaagaatgaaacaattactGATGAGGAGTTTCAAATGTGCTAGTGTTTTTCTAGGATATTTCAAAGCTTGAAGGCTGAATGGGGACAACTTTAGCATGTCAGTGCATATGTGAGTGAAGTAAGGGAGGAGGCATATTCCAGTCACCAGGCAGTTACATTCAAGTTCAGAGAGgagtatagaaaaaaaataatataaaaccaattaaaaaacaaaaccacaaacaTTTCATCCAACACAGTATCAAAAAGTAAAGGAACACACAAAACAGATGAACTGGTGGTTGAATAAAGTCCACAACCTATTATGACAGATCCTTCCAGCATCTGTCCAATCTTCCCATTTGTTAGCTCAGAACAGTCTTTAGTAGGAAGGCTGGCCTCAATCATTGGTCTCAGGGTCTGTCTGAGCCATGTATGCATCAAGCTCAGCATCCAGATGTCCTTTTGTTTTCGACATATATGCATCCAGTTGGTTGTCAAGCTGCTCCTTGGTCAGTGCAGGTCGGGCAGAACCTCTACCTCGTCCCCGACCTCTACCTCGACCGCCAAAGCCCCCTCGTCCTCGGCCTACCATGCCTCGACCTGAcccagggaaagaaaaaggagagtggcTGCTTACTGTATTTAGTTAAGTGTTTATAGTGTGTATAGTGATCTTCATGCCAACAAGGGGACTCTTAAGAGAAGTGAAGGaggctaatttttttaaaggattctgATTAAAACAAACTCGATATTAAGCACGTTGGGAAGAATATATAGTCAATCTTTTGATACAACAGGCATGAAGTTATAACAGTTTCTACAGCATTATTCTATCCATTACCTTATgggtaaaaaattttaaaataaataaaacaaaacacaaatttcacattttcattgccctACCCACTTCCACCTCATGATCTtgtagaaaaattttaaactgaaGGATTTGAAAAGACATGCACAATCTCATTGTCTTCAGATGCTTTGCAAATCCATTACCACTGCCTTTGAATAAACATTCTGAATGgcacttctatttttctttttgtacatCCAAACCAAACCATTCTTCAGTTTGGTAACATGGAATACCTTCATAAGGTTTGGTGCTCTCAGAAGTAACTTCTCTACTGTCCTGTGTATAGTCTGACACAGAAACCATGTGGGGAGatcagaaaggaaacaataagTAACATCCCACTATAAGGGCCAGTCATGCTTATGCCAATAAGCAATTAATCATTTGAGTGTTCACTAAGAAAAGTTCTAATTCACTCAATAAAATTGCCACTTTAGCCTTATCCCTAGGGAATCAATTCTAAAATGATTTGGCAATATGCAATTTCATCCAGCATCCTAAATTTAGCTTCGCATTGACTCAACCAACCAGATAGTACACAATGAAACTACAGATACCCAAGGTATTAGATTTCATTTTCTAAGAGCCTTGGGTCTTAAATTATAGGAGATCTAAACAAATGACCCCAGACCCAAGTTATGTCTGGGGTGATTCATGCTGGGAATTTCCCCTCTGACCTGGAAAAGTTTAAAGCTCTCTCACAAGAGTTCTAGTATTTTCTCTGGGTCAAAAAGTCACTAGGCAAACACCAAAAGTTGTATAGGTAGGGGATAATAGACCATATATCATTTCAAAATCCAAGCAAAAGCTAGGAACAGTAAATATTAACTTCATTCCTGCATATGTCGAACCATCATACCTGAATACTTTGGCCAATAAAGGACAAGTCTCAGGGTTCCCCACAAGTTTCAATTCTATCTTGATAGTCGGTGATTTGAGAACTAAGGTTAAAAAGTTCCAGATATTGCTGCCGAGTGGCCCAAAGGTTCTTAATATTGCTCATCATCACCACTTGCCCAATCCTGAACATACCTGAATTCCACATAGTAGGAGCtcaataaatattggttgaatttaatatttatctgGTCAAATGTAGTGACAACCTACTAGCAATTCAAGCtgatagaaattatatttaaaaactgttttacATGCATAATCAACCTTTGGGAAAATCCTTAGAAAAACCTCTACCCAATAGCATAGCTTCCAGTGTAAGAATTTGGATAAAAATTACCCCCTCCTCCTCTTAAAGCCTACTGATGACAAAGCTGTGCAGGAAGATATGCCTAAGTTTTTTTTAGGGAGAATCACTCTCTGGAGATGGTAGCTGACTAACCTCTACCACCGATTCCTCCACGGCCCATTGCTCCTCGCCCTAGGCCCCCTCTCCCAGGGCCTCCACGACCTCGGACACCACCTCTTCTTAATCCCATTCGGGGAGCTACGCCTCGTCCACCTCGGAGCAGGTTTTGACCTTGGAGAGGGGAGACACAATGCACATGCAGGTAAATCCAAGAtatataaagtttaaaatcccagCCAGGGAAAGGTGGTGAggtttaaatggaaataatttggACCCTTTCCAGGTTGGCCAGGGCAAGTCTAGGGAGGATCTATGCTTAACTAGAAATCTACTCTTCATGTAGTAATTTCAACAAGTATGTATTGAGCTCCTCCTACATGCCCCTAACattttgatgaaataaaatagttcactgtccttaccctcaaggagcttacaatcttgTTAGGGACAACTGACATAAAAAGAATCTGCAAGCATCTTAAGTATAACTGTTCCACTCATCAATGTGTACATCAAAACCATACTGCTcatcaatagtttttttaaaagtcacacaGAAGAAGCTGGCCTATCCAATAATCTTCTGGTCCAAAAGAACTTTACATACTTAATAGGTTTGCTTAAATAAACATGAtctattttttaagtgaatgagGACAGTGGCAAATTACCATTAAAATGGCACAGGGAAGATATAGATTATTTCTTATGCAAATCAAAATTTTTCACCACTGTGTTATTAGAAAAGATATGATCTACTAAAGAATGCTGCACTTCATTAAAAACAAGATTATCTTAAAACCTAAGCTTTTCAGCCAGGCTTAAAAGTTATATGACCTTAAGTAatatgaaaggagaggaaaagcaTGGCATAATGGATTTTAAGGACTGACCTCGAAGAGACATCCCTCCCCTTAGCAGGGCTCTTGTAGCACGTCCTCCACGAACTCCTCCTCGTGGCAAGCCTCTCTGGCCCATGGGCAAACCCCGTCCTCCAACTGCTCCCCTAGCCAGGGGGCCAGTGGGACGGCCTAACCGTGCCTGGATGTTACTTTTACCTAGACGCTGCTTTAAGCTCTTCTGAAAAGAAAGTTTTGAAGAGGTTAAGATCAGGAAACAGGTCAGAGGGGATGGAGATTCAGAGTGCACAGAGAAGCAAGTGAGATGCCTTGCATGCAGGGAGAGCCCTGCAGTGAGTACCCTAAGGATCCCCATCCAGAAGTGAGTACTTGcctcaggaggagaaagaagcCGAGTTTTGCCTGGAACATTCTAAGAAGCTTGAATTTGGTCTTGAATTTGTAAAGTACTACAAACTACCTGAATATGGCTCTGAATTCAGTCACCACATACCAAAATCTCTTCAgactttaaagttttattttcaaattctggATTttgctgctttttccatttttgattagTTAACTATGAATGTTGTAAGGGAATCCTAAAGTAAATCAAAGGagcatagattcagagctggaacctcagaaatcatcagTTTCAATTCCTTCAACAtgggtaaggaaactgagtccctgaGTTGAATGGCTCCAAGTCTCTGTTAAGCAGCTGAGTTAAGATTTTGAATGCAGGTCATTTGGGtccaaattcaacattttctACTGCACCTTGctgacatgactaatatggacaaAACACTATATAAACCAAAACCTCTACCTTTCAAAACTGGGATTTCAGATAGATGCCTGAGAATTATAATCTTCATTCCACTTTTCTCAATTTAAATTACAAATTTATCTAAGCTCAGGATAGTTaagacctaaaactaatttcCTGCTTTAAATGTGGTCCTTTAATTCATTCTCAGGGAGTTCTATTTGCAGatgttccttcctttaccttaggatttttttgtacaaaaagtTACAATCTCTTGAACCTTAAATTTCATAAATCCATGACCCCACATCTATTTTCTCAAAGGTACTATTACCAACCAGTTTTGGtacaaaatgtttccttttttatttcaatacaaTTACTACCTTTCAGAACAAGTCTGTACCAGGTAGATGTGAAGATTTCACAAATCCTTCCTTCCAAATCACCTATATTAATATGTACAAACCCTTGCCTTAAGTCTCCTTCAATAGTAGTTCCCTCTGAGCTCCTGAGAATATGTTGGTAATGACCCTCCCAATCTGTCTTTTAATAGGCTGTTATATAAATTTACCAGAGAAACAAGATCAAATGTGAATATAAATTCAGTTTCTAACCAATGACCAGGCTTTGATGCACTGTATATCTTATTATGAGTCAGGACTCTGAAGGTCTGTCTACACtgatcctttttcttttagaaaggCACACTACAGGTGTGAAGTCAGGACTATATTTCACAAACCCGTTACATTTATTCATTAATGGTCACACAGTTATTTTTCTCACAGCAAAAAGctctagtttttttccttctatcaccACTGGTCCCTAAATATTCATAGTGACAATGCAGCAATTAAGATTCCTATTTTGAGTTTCTAGATGCAAACTTTCCATTACAAACTTCACTCATAACTATTCCTTAGAAAGACCTAGAGTTTTAACTCCAGGAACTCACCTTCATTTTTGAccatcatttttttgtaaatgataaaaaatttttAGCCACTCTGTTGTAGCTGAGGCTGAAagctttgtttatttttggcCAGTGAGCCCAGTGGTTCAGAGTGTGTGTTATATTTAACTAGATCTAAGCACAGCCATGCAGTGCTCCCATTTAAAGTCCTTACAGTTGCATGGCACCGCCCTCCAGACTGCCAGCCACAGCTTGGACATATCCTTCCACAGCCAATCGCCGGACTTGCATACACAGTCTATGAATAATAAAGAGCAGGTTTTACTTCAGACCTAAGTGGAAATATGGATTGTGCCTTATTGGAAATTTGGGTGAAAAGCCATCGTCTCTTCTAATCATATATTcagacttttttcccttttaaatataCTGGATATGTTGGGGAGTGGCTTCCTTCATTATTTCTAAAATCGCTGTTTCCCATGTTACTTAGCATTGTTAATACAAATGAATTAAAGATTATAGAGAATTTCTAGatggaaggagaaataaaaagcttATTTTGCTAGCTTTTAAGACATTAACAATACCTCCATAACAGTTAGAGAATGGGAGGAGTGAGATGCCAAGAAATTCAATAAGTTTTCTTGAAGAAGGCCCAGAAAATAGAAAAGGTCCATATCATACCTGTAACAAGATCCAGGACATACTAAAAGTGCAGCCCCCAAAGAGAAAGGCAGTAGGTTTCTAATGTGTACTTATCAATCAAAATAAAATGCTCTGAACTCCAGAGTTTAAAGCAATAAAATGTTTTTCCCTCCAGAAAATCCTCAGCTCTTACCCTGAGCCACCTTGTAATAATCCACCATATCCTGCACAGCCATCAGTGCCTGACAGGCATCACCTGCTGCCTCTGGAGGATTATGACCTACTCTCTCACCTGCTTAAGTTTCAATGCTGCCTGGACAGAGGGTCTATTCTCCATCTGCTGGGCCAGTCTTCTGTTTCTGGCACTGGCtagctgctgttgctgctgcatCGTAGCCCGAATATTCACTGGCATCGGCTGTTTGTTCTTCAGCATATTAGTAAAGCTTCAAGGTCGAACAAAATGGGTGTTTAAATAAAAGCTTTATTACAAAACATTTATTGGCATTTTCATGGCTCTCTAGACCAGGAGCTCCAGATCCCACGAACTTTATGTAAAGTGGTACGCTTAGATCAAGGCTGATGTGGGTCAAGGACTCCTCTGTTTCCACAAACGTGCAAGAATCAGAAACTTAGAAATGCAGGTAAGTGCAGTACATTCATTCAAAAGTGATAACAAGGGCTTAGGTTACTGCTTTTAGAAAAGTGGAAGGAATGAAAAACACGCAATAAGCAGATATGGTGATGACAGGAAACACAAGATGTTacaaaagaatcagaagaagaCAAAACAAATACCCTGGAATGGGGTAAATCAGATAAGTAATTTTAGAGGGAACCAGTCTCAGGTGAACCTTATAGGTGAACATGGAATAGTTGTAGCATCCTACAAAGTCCATGGAAGTGATGCCTTCATATCAACAGATGAGTGTATCAAGTTTTTCCAGTGTCTCTGTCAATCTAGTTACAGTCAGAAGATTTTATAGTCTCACCCCATGCCATGAAGACAGAATCTAGGGCAAATGGTGAACATTTTTTTAGGGGACTTCATCAGGATGGGAAAAGCCCCTTTACCAATAAAGAGTGGCACTTGCTCTGAAACTCAGGATCATGAAGCTCTCAGAGaccaactgcctcattttatagaagaggaacaGGAACCCAGATAGGGTAATtattagtgacttgctcaaggtcacagttGCTAAGcatctgagatggaatttgaatgagGCTTCTCCAAGTTAGGCTCCTATACATAACATAGTTGTTTGGGACCTGACAGGGCCATAGGGCCAGCAGATCCTTGAATCTAGTCTTTCTTGACTCTTAAGATGGTCTTTCTGTCTACCCACATACAAATGGGCCTTCATgttaaacacttttttttcttgcttggaCTTAATGATTCCATTGGTATAGAGAGCTTTCAGTAAAGGGACTCTTTCTACCAAGACAGGTTTACTCCTGCCTTAAAAGTCTTTAGAGTTGCCTGAACC from Macrotis lagotis isolate mMagLag1 chromosome 2, bilby.v1.9.chrom.fasta, whole genome shotgun sequence includes these protein-coding regions:
- the CHTOP gene encoding chromatin target of PRMT1 protein isoform X7; this encodes MAAQSAPKVVLKSTTKMSLNERFTNMLKNKQPMPVNIRATMQQQQQLASARNRRLAQQMENRPSVQAALKLKQTVYASPAIGCGRICPSCGWQSGGRCHATKSLKQRLGKSNIQARLGRPTGPLARGAVGGRGLPMGQRGLPRGGVRGGRATRALLRGGMSLRGQNLLRGGRGVAPRMGLRRGGVRGRGGPGRGGLGRGAMGRGGIGGRGRGMVGRGRGGFGGRGRGRGRGRGSARPALTKEQLDNQLDAYMSKTKGHLDAELDAYMAQTDPETND
- the CHTOP gene encoding chromatin target of PRMT1 protein isoform X6, translated to MAAQSAPKVVLKSTTKMSLNERFTNMLKNKQPMPVNIRATMQQQQQLASARNRRLAQQMENRPSVQAALKLKQSLKQRLGKSNIQARLGRPTGPLARGAVGGRGLPMGQRGLPRGGVRGGRATRALLRGGMSLRGRGMVGRGRGGFGGRGRGRGRGRGSARPALTKEQLDNQLDAYMSKTKGHLDAELDAYMAQTDPETND
- the CHTOP gene encoding chromatin target of PRMT1 protein isoform X3, which codes for MAAQSAPKVVLKSTTKMSLNERFTNMLKNKQPMPVNIRATMQQQQQLASARNRRLAQQMENRPSVQAALKLKQSLKQRLGKSNIQARLGRPTGPLARGAVGGRGLPMGQRGLPRGGVRGGRATRALLRGGMSLRGQNLLRGGRGVAPRMGLRRGGVRGRGGPGRGGLGRGAMGRGGIGGRGRGMVGRGRGGFGGRGRGRGRGRGSARPALTKEQLDNQLDAYMSKTKGHLDAELDAYMAQTDPETND
- the CHTOP gene encoding chromatin target of PRMT1 protein isoform X5, with protein sequence MAAQSAPKVVLKSTTKMSLNERFTNMLKNKQPMPVNIRATMQQQQQLASARNRRLAQQMENRPSVQAALKLKQKSLKQRLGKSNIQARLGRPTGPLARGAVGGRGLPMGQRGLPRGGVRGGRATRALLRGGMSLRGRGMVGRGRGGFGGRGRGRGRGRGSARPALTKEQLDNQLDAYMSKTKGHLDAELDAYMAQTDPETND
- the CHTOP gene encoding chromatin target of PRMT1 protein isoform X2, with the translated sequence MAAQSAPKVVLKSTTKMSLNERFTNMLKNKQPMPVNIRATMQQQQQLASARNRRLAQQMENRPSVQAALKLKQKSLKQRLGKSNIQARLGRPTGPLARGAVGGRGLPMGQRGLPRGGVRGGRATRALLRGGMSLRGQNLLRGGRGVAPRMGLRRGGVRGRGGPGRGGLGRGAMGRGGIGGRGRGMVGRGRGGFGGRGRGRGRGRGSARPALTKEQLDNQLDAYMSKTKGHLDAELDAYMAQTDPETND
- the CHTOP gene encoding chromatin target of PRMT1 protein isoform X1; this translates as MAAQSAPKVVLKSTTKMSLNERFTNMLKNKQPMPVNIRATMQQQQQLASARNRRLAQQMENRPSVQAALKLKQTVYASPAIGCGRICPSCGWQSGGRCHATSLKQRLGKSNIQARLGRPTGPLARGAVGGRGLPMGQRGLPRGGVRGGRATRALLRGGMSLRGQNLLRGGRGVAPRMGLRRGGVRGRGGPGRGGLGRGAMGRGGIGGRGRGMVGRGRGGFGGRGRGRGRGRGSARPALTKEQLDNQLDAYMSKTKGHLDAELDAYMAQTDPETND
- the CHTOP gene encoding chromatin target of PRMT1 protein isoform X4, with amino-acid sequence MAAQSAPKVVLKSTTKMSLNERFTNMLKNKQPMPVNIRATMQQQQQLASARNRRLAQQMENRPSVQAALKLKQTVYASPAIGCGRICPSCGWQSGGRCHATKSLKQRLGKSNIQARLGRPTGPLARGAVGGRGLPMGQRGLPRGGVRGGRATRALLRGGMSLRGRGMVGRGRGGFGGRGRGRGRGRGSARPALTKEQLDNQLDAYMSKTKGHLDAELDAYMAQTDPETND